One genomic region from Candidatus Eisenbacteria bacterium encodes:
- a CDS encoding glycosyltransferase family 39 protein, protein MVGALLAFRLNEPGWFDNEGRFAEGAREMVLRGDYVTPYVNFFPLLTKPPLTQWLSAVIFWVAGPSEWARLVPIAAAMITLVVTCRLGARLYGEQVGLVAGVLLATTAGFVLEARTLRPDCLVVAAVASAIFCWHVAETGVPARRTRWLVAMYAILGVGTLAKGIVPVTLAGAPIALMSLRAHGLAAIRRLRVGMGLAIFVVVVLPWHLAASLANPGFAWDYVVNQHLLFMLDKKEPRDSEGDALWFYLAAFLGRSSPWVLFLPFTMGEAIRGRAGRAPGGIDGTQLLWLWVLTTVGLFALVPSRLEHYSLPAIPAVALLAARAWDLGRQHGFGRLGRGYLTAVGLALLAGGAFGFGYGEQMVAEQVYWLPQSSGLMALVAPSAIVACLAGAMTLVAVWRRSASGIVMALVVGIVPFLAILVRALIAAEALFSWRPVARALERVPSGTELVFEAPVEYQIIGALNFYTRRRITMLEPPGGYTPPAYLTGRTAGMFITRDDLEKRWQSGRPVALVSDPQERRDSADGIAPAPYFVLDRFGDRWVLTNFPQAAAH, encoded by the coding sequence GTGGTCGGCGCGTTGCTGGCCTTTCGCCTCAACGAGCCCGGATGGTTCGACAACGAAGGGCGCTTCGCCGAAGGCGCGCGCGAGATGGTCCTGCGCGGCGACTACGTCACGCCGTACGTGAACTTCTTTCCGCTGCTGACGAAGCCGCCGCTGACGCAATGGCTCTCCGCGGTGATCTTCTGGGTGGCGGGACCAAGCGAGTGGGCCAGGCTCGTTCCGATCGCCGCGGCGATGATCACCCTCGTCGTCACGTGCCGGCTCGGGGCGCGCCTGTACGGTGAGCAAGTCGGGCTGGTCGCGGGCGTGCTGCTGGCGACCACCGCGGGCTTCGTCCTCGAGGCGCGCACGCTGCGTCCGGACTGCTTGGTGGTCGCGGCGGTGGCGAGCGCGATCTTCTGCTGGCACGTGGCCGAGACGGGTGTCCCGGCGCGGCGCACGCGCTGGCTCGTCGCGATGTACGCCATCCTCGGGGTGGGCACGCTCGCGAAGGGCATCGTTCCAGTGACGCTCGCCGGCGCGCCGATCGCCCTCATGAGCCTCCGGGCCCACGGGCTCGCGGCGATACGCCGCCTGCGCGTCGGCATGGGCCTCGCCATCTTCGTGGTGGTCGTGCTGCCGTGGCACCTGGCTGCGTCGCTCGCGAACCCCGGCTTCGCGTGGGACTACGTCGTGAACCAGCACCTCCTGTTCATGCTCGACAAGAAGGAGCCGCGCGATTCCGAGGGCGACGCCCTGTGGTTCTACCTGGCGGCGTTCCTCGGACGCTCGTCGCCCTGGGTGCTCTTCCTGCCGTTCACGATGGGGGAGGCGATCCGCGGTCGGGCAGGTCGTGCGCCCGGCGGCATCGACGGCACGCAGCTCCTCTGGCTCTGGGTGCTGACGACGGTCGGCCTCTTCGCGCTGGTTCCGTCGCGCCTCGAGCACTACTCGCTCCCGGCGATTCCTGCGGTGGCGCTGCTCGCCGCGCGCGCCTGGGACCTCGGGCGGCAGCACGGGTTCGGGCGCCTGGGGCGCGGCTATCTCACCGCCGTCGGCCTCGCGTTGCTGGCGGGCGGCGCGTTCGGCTTTGGGTACGGCGAGCAGATGGTCGCCGAGCAGGTGTACTGGCTCCCGCAGTCCTCGGGGCTGATGGCCCTCGTCGCTCCATCGGCGATCGTCGCATGTCTGGCCGGCGCGATGACCCTGGTCGCGGTGTGGCGCCGGTCGGCTAGCGGAATCGTGATGGCGCTCGTCGTCGGGATCGTTCCCTTCCTCGCCATCCTCGTCCGGGCGCTGATCGCCGCCGAGGCGCTCTTCTCGTGGCGCCCCGTCGCGCGGGCGCTCGAGCGCGTGCCGTCGGGGACCGAGCTCGTATTCGAGGCCCCGGTCGAGTACCAAATCATCGGCGCGCTCAACTTCTACACGCGGCGCCGCATCACCATGCTGGAGCCGCCCGGAGGGTACACGCCGCCCGCCTATCTCACGGGACGCACCGCCGGTATGTTCATCACCCGGGACGACCTCGAGAAGCGCTGGCAGTCGGGGCGACCGGTGGCGTTGGTCAGCGACCCGCAGGAACGACGCGACTCCGCCGACGGCATCGCGCCCGCTCCGTACTTCGTTCTCGACCGCTTTGGTGATCGATGGGTGCTCACGAACTTCCCGCAAGCCGCCGCGCACTGA
- a CDS encoding BamA/TamA family outer membrane protein, producing the protein MGAHELPASRRALIALVLGAAVLAHAEEAPPAPAAACDATLPEGAAAMSMVAEDEAPPPGSDVLPPVPEASEIPSIGTEEKSNISFVPIPEIILDPNEGNTYGLLGVWLFLDDKDEIKYMFAPDVRYNETKGVFPNLRLFGYPSRTERYSILVGKSTTRDENYDVEYANRGLWDERAYFLTRVLYERDSTERFYGFGNNTPQGGESNYTSNDFRADATPGVWVVPHFSVSYRMRIRRFDTEHGQVSGVPYIGTKYPGLKNKGIDPTVYWQHRLSLTYDSRDSMDMPTEGAYANGYVEGADQHVGSSTSFCAFGFEWRDFIPFRGARRNPILAMRALVDYLDGPSDTPYFLRNTLGGRRYLRGYGSDRFTAFNRSLFGAELRTRVYERKLFGVNAEVELAPFVEAGQVFKDITDPPLNDLHWVGGLGFRGLVRPQIVAFVDVGYGGEGASVFTGIDYPF; encoded by the coding sequence ATGGGTGCTCACGAACTTCCCGCAAGCCGCCGCGCACTGATCGCGCTCGTCCTGGGTGCGGCGGTGCTCGCGCATGCCGAGGAGGCTCCGCCGGCGCCCGCGGCCGCGTGCGACGCGACGCTGCCGGAGGGCGCGGCGGCGATGTCGATGGTCGCGGAGGATGAGGCCCCTCCTCCCGGAAGCGACGTCCTGCCGCCCGTGCCCGAGGCGTCGGAGATCCCGAGCATCGGCACGGAGGAGAAGAGCAACATCAGCTTCGTGCCGATCCCGGAGATCATCCTCGATCCGAACGAGGGCAACACCTACGGCCTGCTCGGCGTGTGGCTGTTCCTCGACGACAAGGACGAGATCAAGTACATGTTCGCGCCCGACGTCCGCTACAACGAGACGAAGGGTGTCTTTCCGAACTTGCGCCTCTTCGGCTACCCGTCGAGGACCGAGCGCTACTCGATCCTGGTCGGCAAGTCGACGACGCGCGACGAGAACTACGACGTCGAGTATGCGAACCGCGGCCTGTGGGACGAGCGCGCGTACTTCCTCACCCGCGTCCTCTACGAGCGCGATTCCACCGAGCGGTTCTACGGTTTCGGGAACAACACCCCGCAGGGCGGCGAGTCGAACTACACCAGCAACGACTTCCGTGCCGATGCGACGCCCGGCGTGTGGGTGGTGCCGCACTTCAGCGTGTCGTATCGGATGCGCATCCGCCGCTTCGACACGGAGCACGGCCAGGTCTCGGGGGTGCCGTACATCGGGACCAAGTATCCCGGCCTCAAGAACAAGGGCATCGACCCCACCGTCTACTGGCAGCATCGCCTCTCGCTCACCTACGATTCCCGCGACTCGATGGACATGCCGACCGAGGGGGCCTACGCGAACGGCTACGTCGAGGGCGCGGACCAGCACGTCGGCAGCAGCACCTCGTTCTGTGCGTTCGGGTTCGAGTGGCGGGACTTCATCCCGTTCCGTGGCGCGCGGCGGAATCCGATCCTCGCGATGCGCGCGCTCGTCGACTATCTCGACGGCCCCAGCGACACGCCCTACTTCCTTCGCAACACGCTCGGCGGGCGCCGCTACCTGCGCGGGTATGGGAGCGATCGCTTCACCGCCTTCAACCGCTCGCTCTTCGGCGCGGAGCTGCGCACGCGCGTCTACGAACGCAAGCTCTTCGGCGTGAACGCCGAGGTCGAGCTGGCACCCTTCGTCGAAGCGGGGCAGGTGTTCAAGGACATCACGGACCCGCCGCTCAACGATCTGCATTGGGTGGGCGGGCTCGGCTTCCGCGGGCTCGTGCGGCCGCAGATCGTCGCGTTCGTCGACGTTGGGTATGGGGGCGAGGGGGCGTCCGTCTTCACGGGGATCGACTATCCGTTCTGA